A genomic stretch from Bifidobacterium sp. ESL0769 includes:
- a CDS encoding ATP-binding protein, with the protein MFIGRKQELQDLEALYARKDYEMVVIYGRRRVGKTSLIDEFVRGKQVLYVTALQQSSKLNLELFSQEVYRCFGIPEGTPGFADWRSALNYVVARAREVKAGTRKPFIFVFDEFPYAAQAEPALPSLLQIAIDHGFKNTPVMIILSGSNQGFMESEVLGSKSPLFGRRTAQIKLQPFDYYDAAQFLPKATATEKVEYYATFGGTPYYLERIDSAKSYRENVIDLVYSKLGMLSEEPMMLLREEMREPAIYYSAMQAIAAGSNTPKLIAERAGLEVSAIGKYLKSLMGLGLVKRLVPFGENPIKTRKSLYVVGDPFFAYWFRFVAPKASIIETGGGAALAKSSAFGEVFATYVGGQFEDVCRQWLVRKNVAEELPFVATGFGKWWGNDPAAHEQTDIDVVAANDDEKRIIIGECKWRNSFNETEAIDKLKARAGLVKGFPVDRTGFILFSKNRVSKPTLEHYRNDERMSLIAADDLYC; encoded by the coding sequence ATGTTTATCGGGCGAAAACAGGAATTGCAGGATTTGGAAGCGCTCTATGCTCGTAAGGATTACGAGATGGTAGTCATTTATGGGCGTCGACGTGTGGGCAAAACCTCGCTAATCGACGAGTTCGTGCGAGGCAAACAGGTCCTGTATGTCACTGCGTTGCAACAAAGTTCAAAACTTAATCTGGAGCTTTTTTCGCAGGAAGTCTACCGTTGTTTTGGCATTCCTGAGGGCACACCGGGGTTTGCTGATTGGCGTTCTGCGCTGAACTACGTCGTTGCCCGTGCGCGGGAGGTAAAAGCTGGTACGCGCAAACCGTTCATTTTCGTTTTTGATGAGTTTCCGTATGCCGCGCAAGCTGAGCCTGCTCTGCCGTCACTGCTGCAAATCGCCATTGATCATGGGTTCAAAAACACGCCGGTAATGATCATTCTTTCTGGCAGTAACCAAGGCTTCATGGAAAGCGAGGTACTTGGTTCCAAGAGCCCGTTGTTCGGCAGAAGGACTGCGCAGATCAAGCTGCAGCCGTTTGACTATTATGACGCCGCGCAATTCTTGCCGAAGGCCACCGCAACGGAAAAGGTCGAGTATTATGCTACGTTCGGGGGAACGCCATATTATCTTGAACGGATTGACTCAGCGAAAAGTTATCGCGAGAATGTCATTGATCTTGTTTATTCCAAGCTGGGTATGCTCAGCGAGGAGCCGATGATGCTTTTGCGCGAAGAGATGCGGGAACCGGCGATTTACTATTCGGCGATGCAGGCCATCGCCGCAGGTAGCAATACCCCAAAATTGATTGCCGAGCGTGCCGGTTTGGAAGTCTCCGCAATTGGAAAATATCTGAAATCACTAATGGGTTTGGGATTGGTGAAGCGGCTGGTGCCGTTCGGCGAGAACCCGATTAAAACAAGGAAAAGCCTGTATGTCGTCGGTGACCCGTTCTTCGCGTATTGGTTCCGTTTCGTGGCCCCAAAGGCGTCCATCATCGAGACCGGCGGTGGTGCGGCTTTGGCAAAATCCAGCGCGTTCGGCGAGGTGTTCGCTACTTATGTTGGCGGACAGTTCGAGGATGTCTGTCGCCAGTGGCTTGTCAGAAAGAACGTAGCTGAGGAGTTACCGTTCGTCGCAACCGGGTTCGGCAAGTGGTGGGGTAATGATCCCGCTGCGCACGAGCAGACCGACATCGACGTGGTGGCCGCGAACGACGATGAAAAGCGCATCATTATAGGCGAATGCAAATGGCGGAACTCTTTCAACGAGACCGAAGCGATTGACAAGCTGAAAGCCCGGGCCGGTCTGGTCAAAGGCTTCCCCGTTGATCGAACAGGATTCATACTTTTCAGCAAAAACAGGGTCAGTAAACCCACATTGGAACATTACAGGAATGATGAGCGTATGAGCCTCATTGCAGCTGATGATTTATATTGCTGA
- a CDS encoding LPXTG cell wall anchor domain-containing protein, translating to MAKKQYTLVASFAAACMMFAGVGVGVANAGETPSAPGAPAAAQSAQTATDASSTSAQQSSAAKSARAAEPKASEQQQTSTVGSQSVQAQADEPSTQASQSVKDGATPKSAPTPNVQGVEPRIGGGVSCADSVKITNVKVSDIGAHTANVSFDYQYMNGGACEGGLPLHEPSQPADGEHPATTPMLQFSHITSIVPKWNKGSSFVDGWNFGFFPPDIEGGVNDTDLTSSSYQQVYGVHADEPYYDAVGNSGSEVTSLVSGVGYYRWGDNSMYKTEDHVNIALMGLQPNTHYENKNVNANGKDLSLAPASQMVAEHATELANQGKLNQRVNTDITQMVVGVNCGPAGMSGSGAALIPAFTTKAEPTAPASGDLNNGNQGSLVTPSNPVAGSPSRIYINNLGQGCKASVDGKDTPSCFWSGYIYSNPTQLTDPSGAPYLEVKKDASGYYVEPLLPAEKTGLHKIALFDENGNLAGWTAVNIAAKSQASGGQQGAQNANQNQNNQKQQSGNGGKLPETGASVAMVLIAAVVALVAAAGIVALRRRRA from the coding sequence ATGGCAAAGAAACAATATACGCTCGTCGCGTCGTTTGCGGCGGCTTGCATGATGTTCGCAGGTGTCGGTGTAGGTGTTGCGAACGCTGGCGAAACTCCGAGCGCCCCGGGTGCTCCTGCTGCCGCGCAGAGTGCTCAGACCGCTACTGATGCGTCTTCGACTAGTGCTCAGCAGAGTTCAGCGGCTAAGTCTGCTCGAGCTGCAGAACCTAAGGCTTCTGAGCAGCAACAGACCTCGACGGTTGGTTCTCAGTCTGTTCAGGCACAGGCTGATGAGCCCTCAACTCAGGCGTCTCAGTCTGTTAAAGACGGAGCTACACCAAAGTCGGCGCCAACTCCAAACGTTCAGGGTGTGGAACCTAGAATCGGTGGCGGAGTATCGTGTGCCGATTCCGTCAAAATCACCAACGTCAAAGTCAGCGATATCGGCGCGCATACCGCCAATGTCTCGTTTGATTATCAATATATGAATGGCGGCGCTTGCGAGGGTGGATTGCCGCTGCACGAGCCTTCTCAGCCGGCTGACGGCGAGCACCCGGCTACGACTCCAATGCTTCAATTCAGCCATATCACGAGCATCGTACCTAAGTGGAATAAGGGCAGCAGCTTTGTTGATGGTTGGAACTTTGGTTTCTTCCCTCCGGATATCGAAGGTGGGGTCAACGACACCGATCTGACATCAAGCAGTTACCAACAAGTCTATGGCGTTCACGCAGATGAGCCCTATTACGATGCTGTCGGCAACAGCGGCAGCGAGGTGACATCGCTGGTGAGCGGCGTGGGATACTACCGCTGGGGTGACAACTCCATGTACAAGACGGAAGATCATGTCAATATCGCGCTGATGGGTCTGCAACCGAATACACATTATGAGAACAAGAACGTCAATGCCAACGGCAAGGATCTGTCTCTGGCTCCGGCCTCTCAGATGGTTGCAGAGCATGCCACAGAACTGGCAAATCAAGGTAAACTGAACCAGCGCGTCAACACCGACATCACGCAAATGGTGGTCGGAGTCAACTGCGGCCCTGCCGGTATGAGCGGTTCTGGTGCGGCATTGATTCCTGCTTTTACCACCAAAGCTGAGCCAACAGCTCCTGCCAGTGGCGACTTGAACAACGGCAATCAGGGAAGCCTTGTGACGCCGTCGAATCCGGTCGCTGGCTCGCCTTCCCGCATCTACATCAACAATCTCGGGCAAGGCTGCAAGGCCAGCGTCGACGGTAAGGATACGCCTTCCTGCTTCTGGTCCGGTTATATTTATTCCAACCCGACTCAGCTTACTGATCCGTCCGGTGCTCCGTATCTCGAGGTGAAGAAAGACGCCAGCGGATACTATGTCGAGCCGCTTTTGCCAGCGGAGAAGACCGGTTTGCACAAGATTGCACTGTTTGACGAGAATGGCAACCTTGCGGGTTGGACGGCAGTGAACATTGCCGCGAAGTCGCAGGCTTCCGGTGGACAGCAGGGTGCCCAGAATGCGAATCAGAATCAGAATAACCAGAAGCAGCAATCTGGCAATGGCGGCAAGCTTCCTGAAACGGGTGCCTCTGTCGCGATGGTGTTGATTGCTGCCGTCGTGGCGCTCGTCGCTGCAGCCGGAATCGTGGCGCTGCGTCGTCGCCGGGCTTGA